A region from the Halomarina litorea genome encodes:
- a CDS encoding DUF5789 family protein, with the protein MRLFTDANEKLDAHNYPATTQDLIREYGDLILDLPNGRETVGEALGSLDDETFHDAEGARLALYSSVSSKAIGRKFYSDRDPTDIGEDGPEQLSF; encoded by the coding sequence ATGCGTCTGTTCACCGACGCGAACGAGAAGCTCGACGCCCACAACTACCCCGCGACGACGCAGGACCTCATCCGCGAGTACGGCGACCTCATCCTCGACCTGCCCAACGGCCGGGAGACGGTGGGCGAGGCCCTCGGGAGTCTCGACGACGAGACGTTCCACGACGCCGAGGGCGCGCGCCTCGCGCTCTACAGTTCGGTGTCGAGCAAGGCCATCGGGCGCAAGTTCTACTCGGACCGCGACCCGACGGACATCGGCGAGGACGGCCCGGAGCAGTTGTCCTTCTAG